A stretch of the Xyrauchen texanus isolate HMW12.3.18 chromosome 20, RBS_HiC_50CHRs, whole genome shotgun sequence genome encodes the following:
- the LOC127660414 gene encoding cytochrome P450 1B1-like — MMDLLAVLDEFSQLSSRSAFLSLLACLMLMFFLRRSGQRQLPGPWPWPLIGNAAQLGTSPHFYFTRMAKKYGDVFQIKLGSRTVVVLNGEVIKEALIKKAVDFAGRPDFASFRFVSDGKSLAFGNYSKWWKLHRKVAQSTVRSFSTANIHTKQTFEKHIVGEIGELIHLFLNKTREQKYFEPHSYLVVSVANIMTAVCFGNRYSYDDAEFHQVVGRNDQFTKTVGAGSMVDVMPWLQYFPNPIKTLFGQFRELNKEFHVFINTKVVEHRKTFSLSLIRDMTDAFIIALDKGLSGGPGVFLGKEFVSPTMGDIFGASQDTLSTALQWIILLLIRYPEVQKRLQEDIDRVVDRSRLPTIADQPHLPYIMAFIYEVMRFTSFVPVTIPHSTTTDTSINGYPIPKDTVIFVNQWSLNHDPNKWDQPEVFNPERFLDEDGALNKDLTTNVLIFSVGKRRCIGEDLSKIQLFLFTSLLVHQCNFTAERTPSMDYMYGLTLKPKAFKVAVTLRDNAELLENLEGASQTPTQETKTSSLK, encoded by the exons ATGATGGATTTACTGGCAGTTCTGGACGAATTTAGCCAGCTGTCATCACGGAGTGCTTTCTTATCGTTGTTGGCATGTCTAATGCTCATGTTCTTCTTGCGTCGATCCGGTCAGCGGCAGTTACCGGGTCCGTGGCCGTGGCCGTTAATCGGTAACGCCGCTCAGCTCGGCACTTCGCCTCACTTTTACTTCACCCGGATGGCTAAGAAATACGGCGACGTGTTTCAGATCAAACTGGGCAGCCGAACTGTGGTGGTTCTGAACGGCGAAGTGATCAAAGAGGCGTTGATTAAAAAAGCCGTCGATTTTGCCGGCAGACCCGATTTCGCGTCGTTCCGATTCGTGTCCGACGGGAAAAGTTTGGCGTTCGGAAACTACAGCAAGTGGTGGAAATTGCATCGCAAGGTCGCTCAAAGCACCGTGAGAAGCTTCTCCACGGCCAACATCCACACCAAACAGACGTTTGAGAAGCACATCGTGGGTGAGATCGGAGAGTTGATTCATCTGTTTCTGAACAAAACTCGCGAGCAGAAATACTTCGAGCCGCACAGTTATCTGGTGGTCTCGGTGGCGAACATCATGACCGCCGTGTGCTTTGGAAATCGATACTCGTATGATGATGCAGAGTTTCACCAGGTGGTGGGGAGAAACGATCAATTCACGAAGACAGTTGGAGCTGGAAGCATGGTGGATGTGATGCCCTGGCTGCAGTACTTCCCAAATCCGATCAAAACTCTCTTTGGGCAGTTTAGAGAGCTCAACAAGGAGTTTCATGTGTTTATCAATACCAAAGTGGTTGAGCACCGTAAGACGTTTTCGTTGAGCCTAATCCGTGATATGACTGACGCATTCATAATTGCTCTGGATAAAGGTCTGTCCGGGGGCCCAGGGGTCTTTctgggtaaagagtttgtgtcaCCGACCATGGGAGATATCTTTGGGGCGAGTCAAGACACTTTATCGACAGCTCTGCAGTGGATCATTCTGTTACTAATCAG GTATCCAGAAGTTCAGAAACGCCTGCAGGAGGATATCGACCGAGTGGTGGATCGCAGTCGCCTTCCAACTATTGCAGACCAGCCTCATCTTCCGTACATCATGGCCTTCATCTACGAAGTCATGCGATTCACTTCATTCGTCCCCGTAACGATTCCCCACAGCACGACCACAGACACGTCCATCAACGGCTATCCTATCCCAAAAGACACTGTCATTTTCGTCAACCAATGGTCTTTGAACCATGACCCGAACAAATGGGATCAGCCAGAGGTATTCAACCCAGAGCGTTTCCTGGATGAGGATGGAGCTCTCAACAAGGACTTAACCACCAACGTGCTGATATTCTCTGTGGGAAAGCGCAGGTGCATTGGTGAGGACTTGTCTAAAATACAGCTCTTCCTCTTTACCTCCTTGCTGGTCCATCAATGTAATTTTACAGCAGAAAGAACTCCCAGTATGGACTATATGTATGGGCTCACACTTAAGCCAAAAGCCTTTAAAGTGGCTGTCACGCTCCGTGACAATGCAGAACTTCTGGAGAACTTGGAAGGAGCTTCTCAAACTCCTACACAAGAGACAAAGACCTCAAGTTTGAAGTGA